CTTCTAAGTTGTGGTGAAGAAATTGTTGCTTGGTAGCCAACCTTTAAATCATTCCAATAACTAGAACTATCACGTTCACTATCACTCTCTTTTTTATGCTCATAGGTAATAGGGAGAATACATAATCCCGCAATTAAATACGTCCCCGCAGCCATTATCAAGATTGGAATCACACCTAGCCATTCTGATAGAATTCCACCCATAGCGGTGGCCACAACCATCATCACGTTAAAACTAATTAAAATGGCACTAGTTGCACTGACAATCTGCTCTTTTTTAATGATTTGAGGGATGAAGGACGAACGAGTTGGTACAAAAATAGCTGAGAAAATATTTGTAATAAAAATGACACTTAGTAACAGCCCCAAACTTTCGATAGATGCTGCATAAACAAGCACAATTCCTAGCAAAAAACGAATAATGTCTAAGAAGATAATTAGTTTCTTTTTATTATTTTTATCTATAAGTGGACCTGAGAAGAATGAAACAACGATTTGAGGAAGAATAGCTAATATAAATAAAACACCGGTCATTTTCGCATCACCCGTCAAATAATAAATAAAGGTAATGAGTGTAACCGTCTTAATCCAATCACCGAAAACGGAAAACAATTGGCCAAAATATAAGTAATTAAAATTTTTATTTTTCCAAATAGACAATGTCTATAGCCCTCCTTAACTGTTAAGAGGAAGTTCACCAAAAACCCCCCAATAAAACGAACCTTCAATAAGTGGAAGGTTTCGTTCTTCTCCCACTATTGGTCAGTGAGTGATTCAAGACATTAGCGTCTGGTACCTCCCGGGTCAAAATAGAGTTACCTCTCCTCTCTATTTTGACCTGAGAGGTCTACGGACACTTATCTGTGATAAACCTTGTTTATGATTAATTTGTCGTTTCGAGTACTTTTGATTCTTCGTACCATTCCTTTGCCTCTTGAATATTTCCTACGACTTGGTTTAATTTTGCCCTTTGATCTTCTGGAAAAAGGTCAACCATAATATTTGCAAACCATATTTTCCCTTTATCTGTTAACACTATTTGATCCTTTTCTTGTATGATAAGTTGTTTTTCTTCTAGTTCCTCAAATTTATGCTTATAAGTCTTGTCAAGACCATATATACGAAGATCTTGAAGAGAAATTCGCATTTTTTTAGGAAAGAAGATTAAGCCTCGCTCATATGCATGATAGTCTATTGCCCTTGCAACAGGTTGCTTCCCTTGATTAACAGTGGCAATATAAGTTTTGATATCAGCTATATTGTCATAAGCTAATCCTTTTATCGTTGATCTTCCTCCAACCCCTAGAGCAATAAATTCATCCTCATAGGTTCCATATATTGTTTCACTAAATTTGAAGCGTTTGTATTTAGCATCTTTTTTTGTGAACGTGTAAACATAGTTTTGAAAATAGCCTGAGTTGTTTAATTTGTTATAGATTAGTTTATTTTGTTCAATTTTTTCTATAGGAGTAGGAGGATTTTCTAACTGTTTATTTATTATCTTTCTTAGAAATGAATTGGAGGTTGCTAAATACTCCAATGGATACACATCAATACTTGATGTTCCTAAAGCGATGGCGTGATCAACGTCTTCCATTAATTCTTCATGAGTTTGACCAGGAAGATGATAAAGTAAATCCATATTACAGGCGTTAAAATAGCTCATCATTAAATCTCTTGCGGACTGAATGTGGTCCATCGTCCATTGTAAGTTAAACATTTTTTTATACTTTTGATTAAAGGTTTGTACACCAAAACTACCACGATTTACACCAATCTCTGCCATTGCTTTAATGCGATCTTCAGTTGCTGTAAGTGCCGCACATTCAAATGTCCACTCATAATCATCTGCTAACACAAATGAGTCTGTTATCGCTTCACCTAGTCGTTTAATTTGATCTGGCTTTAAAACTGATGGGGTCCCTCCACCAATATAAATGGCATCAATCTTTTTACTTTTTATTCTGGGCATCGATGAAACCATCTTGATTTCTTCAACTAATGCCTCTAAATACGGCTCTAGCGTATCAGCATAGTTTGTCGTTTTTATAAATGGGCAAAATGTACAGATTGTATCACAAAATGGAATGTGTAAGTAAAGGCTATTTAACCCGGTGTTATTATCCGCGGTGTGTGAGAGTTGCATTTTAGTTTTGTTTTCAGCGATTTCTTGTGATTGATTAACAGCACCTGCAATCGGATAAAAAAAGTTCCATAACTGAGGAATTTCATTATAAGGAATCTGTTTCATCTCATCACCTCGTTTTTTAATGAGAAAAAGTGTGAGGATACCCTTCACACTTTTTCTGTCGTAATTAAACCACCAACCATTCTGCTTTAACAACTAACCATTCTTGTTTTTTCATATGAATCACCTCCTTATAAAATTAATGTTCATAGTCAAAAATCTTAGGTGATGTCTCATATGAAGAACTAACTACTGCAGTAGAAGAACTAAACAATAATGACGAAGCTAATAGAATACTAGTGAATAGTTTAATCACTTCTCGCCCTCACTTTTAAATAGATTTAATATTTAAACATTTAACTAATATGAGTATAATAGAAATTAACAGTGAATGATTTTACAATAATTAACGATTTGAGAGGATAGCATCAAAAAAACGAGGAGTATCCCTCAATTTTTTCATACCAGTATTCTTATAGGAATATTTATAAGGAGAAAAAACATGTTAAATCATTTAGGAAAGACGATAAAAGAGTTAAGACAATCATTAGGTTATACCCAAAAAGAATTTGCCAAAGATATTTGTAGTCAATCTCAAATTAGTAAAATTGAAAATGGGGAAATCAGTCCTTATGTTCATACGTTAGTGCAAATGGCTTTAAAACTAGGTGTTGAGCCAGGATTTCTAATAGACATTCTTATAAAACCGCAATATGCATTTATTCAAGAGAGTAAAAAAGCCATCCGGAAAGAAATTCGTCAAAAAAATTATGAAGAAGTCAGACGTCTAGTAAACAAAATTAAAAACCATCCAAACTTTAAACATATCCATGAACAACAGTTTATCAAGTGGCATGAAGGTATACTGCAATACTACTTAAATAGCCATTTCGAACATGCCATTCTCCTTCTAGATGCCTCATTAGCTATGAGTCCTACCACTCACTTAACACCTCAAGATATCGAAATCTTAAACAGTAAAGCCATCATTTACTGTGAGGCAAAAAAGCTAGATGGCGGCATAGCAATCTTCAAAAATATTTTAAAGGTGAAAGATCAATCTTTAATGGAACTAAACCCTCGGATTATCGTTCGAGTCTATTACAATTTAGCAAAATCACTCTACGAACTGGATGACAATAAAGAGTCACTTTTCTATTGCAATAAAGGCATTTCTTTCTCGGTTGATATTGAATCATTTTATTTGTTAGGTGAACTCTACTTTCAGAGTGCTGTTGCTCATATAAAGCAGAATAATCTTAAAGAGGCTCACCATTTTTTACACCTTTCAAAAGATGTCTTTCAAGCAAAAAGCGATTCAAAGTCTGTCAAAAAGCTAGACAACTATATAAGAGATTTAAAAACAGACACTACTTAGAAGCATGATTCGATAAATCCTTGTGAGTGCTTGTTCTTAGCTTTTTCCAAAGAGAAACGAAAAGATTAGTAACATAGCTCCACTCCACAATTGATGAACTTAGGAAGTCACATTGACAATGAAGTTTTTAACTACGAAAAAGATTCCGATTATCTGACGATAATCGGAATCTTTTAAATAAAGCAGCTTTAATATGAAACTAATTTACTTTAAATCTAAGCGAAGGTCTTCTCCTTCGTCAACAGACTCTTCTGCAGGTACTTCTTGTGTTCCAAGCAACCCATGATATTCCCGTATTCGATTCTCTATTTCCTTTGTCACATCCTCATTTTCCTTAAGGAATTGTTTAGCATTTTCTCGCCCTTGGCCCATACGATCGTTATTGTATGAGTACCACGCCCCGCTTTTCTGGACGATGTCTAGATCTGATGCAATATCCAAAATTGATCCTTCACGTGAAATCCCTTCTCCATACATAATATCAACTTCCGCTGTTCTAAATGGAGGGGCTACTTTATTTTTAACGACTTTTAATTTGGTTTTATTTCCGATCATATCGTTTCCTTGTTTCAGTGTTTCTGCACGACGGACTTCCAGTCGTACAGAGGAATAGAACTTAAGCGCACGTCCACCAGGGGTTGTCTCTGGGTTACCAAACATGACACCCACTTTTTCACGAATTTGGTTGATGAAAACGGCAATTGTATTGGATTTACTAACAGCTCCTGACAGTTTCCGAAGTGCTTGAGACATTAGACGAGCTTGCAAGCCTACATGGCTATCTCCCATCTCTCCTTCTATTTCCGCTTTTGGAACGAGAGCAGCGACAGAGTCAATAATAAGAATATCTACAGCTCCACTTCGTACAAGAGCTTCAGCAATTTCTAAAGCTTGCTCTCCTGTATCTGGTTGAGATAATAGTAATTCATCAATATTAACACCTAGATTTTGCGCATAAACAGGGTCCAAAGCATGCTCAGCGTCTATAAAAGCTGCTTGACCACCATTGCGCTGCACTTCAGCAATAGCATGAAGAGCAACAGTTGTCTTACCAGATGATTCAGGCCCGTAAATCTCAATCACTCTTCCTCGTGGATATCCGCCTACTCCTAAGGCAATATCAAGTGCCAAGGCACCACTTGATATGGTGGACACACGACGCTCTGCTTGCTCACCTAACTTCATAATAGAGCCTTTTCCGAATTGTTTCTCAATTTGTTTTAAAGCCATATCTAATGCTTGCTTTCGATCTGACATTCTCAACTCTCCTTTATACATTAAATGATCTCGCATATGACGATATCTCATTTATTAACGTCTTTAATTCCAACAACTACAAACATCCGTTCGCTTTTTATTATAAACGGAAACATCCGCCTTGTCAAAGAAAAGTGATAACCTTTTAATGACAATGAACATCGCTTAAGGTAAAACCATCATCGATGTACGGATAAAAGGCACTTTTAGCTACTAAGACGGATGTATAGCATTCCTTTATTACTTTCGTTTCGGACGAGGCTTTGCCGGTTCTAGGTTAATTCTTGCTCCACTCACTCGAGCATATTTTAACCCTTCATAGACAAACGGCGCCACTTCTTCAGGCACTTCCATAAAGGTGAAATTTTCAAATATATCGACTTTCCCTATTGATTTAGGGTTAATTCCAATGAGTCTTGCTACTTCATCTACGAGTTTTTTCGGAGTTAAGTCAACATTTCGTCCTACATTAATGAAAAAGCGCGTCATACCTTTTTGTGCACCAGTTTCACCAAAATCATAGCCATCATCATTTAAATTATCTCGGCTGTAAAAAGCAAGCTTCATAAGTGATGTAACAACTTTTTCTGCTGGGTACTGATCAAGTAGATCCGTTACGAGAGCATCATACAAATTAGCTCCCTCATCATCGTTTTCAATTAAGTCGATGATTTGCCCTTTCCATACATGCTGCTGTTTCTCCACCACTTCCTCAACTGAAGGTAGGTTTTGAGACGGAATCGTCATTTTAATTTCAGCTTCGATTGAGCGGAGGTGCTTCATTTCCCTCGGCGTAACGAGTGTTAATGCTATGCCATCTCGTCCAGCCCGACCCGTTCGGCCAATTCGGTGCACGTAGCTTTCTGGATCTTGCGGGATATCATAATTTATAACATGACTAACATTTTGTACGTCTATACCACGGGCCGCTACATCAGTGGCAATGAGAAACTCAATAGATGAGTCACGAAACTTCTTCATAACCATGTCACGTTGAGACTGTGTTAAATCACCATGTAGACCATCT
The genomic region above belongs to Bacillus sp. A301a_S52 and contains:
- a CDS encoding helix-turn-helix transcriptional regulator — translated: MLNHLGKTIKELRQSLGYTQKEFAKDICSQSQISKIENGEISPYVHTLVQMALKLGVEPGFLIDILIKPQYAFIQESKKAIRKEIRQKNYEEVRRLVNKIKNHPNFKHIHEQQFIKWHEGILQYYLNSHFEHAILLLDASLAMSPTTHLTPQDIEILNSKAIIYCEAKKLDGGIAIFKNILKVKDQSLMELNPRIIVRVYYNLAKSLYELDDNKESLFYCNKGISFSVDIESFYLLGELYFQSAVAHIKQNNLKEAHHFLHLSKDVFQAKSDSKSVKKLDNYIRDLKTDTT
- a CDS encoding MFS transporter translates to MSIWKNKNFNYLYFGQLFSVFGDWIKTVTLITFIYYLTGDAKMTGVLFILAILPQIVVSFFSGPLIDKNNKKKLIIFLDIIRFLLGIVLVYAASIESLGLLLSVIFITNIFSAIFVPTRSSFIPQIIKKEQIVSATSAILISFNVMMVVATAMGGILSEWLGVIPILIMAAGTYLIAGLCILPITYEHKKESDSERDSSSYWNDLKVGYQATISSPQLRSTFILNGTRDFVLGAVNVMFNAIILSTFLAGETGIGFGYTATALAYIVVGFYVKKQIKVKTMENVRLFSKLSLFLTIAYGILLAVGFSMNSLYLFLIFIFLMNIPQGTMNILFESSVMYNAKDDQKGRVFSLLITFTRLGYLFGLLFYMALGDYMSLISVGWILCLLLSVVGITNYMVYRTHGHSVINEKQIVS
- a CDS encoding coproporphyrinogen III oxidase family protein, whose product is MKQIPYNEIPQLWNFFYPIAGAVNQSQEIAENKTKMQLSHTADNNTGLNSLYLHIPFCDTICTFCPFIKTTNYADTLEPYLEALVEEIKMVSSMPRIKSKKIDAIYIGGGTPSVLKPDQIKRLGEAITDSFVLADDYEWTFECAALTATEDRIKAMAEIGVNRGSFGVQTFNQKYKKMFNLQWTMDHIQSARDLMMSYFNACNMDLLYHLPGQTHEELMEDVDHAIALGTSSIDVYPLEYLATSNSFLRKIINKQLENPPTPIEKIEQNKLIYNKLNNSGYFQNYVYTFTKKDAKYKRFKFSETIYGTYEDEFIALGVGGRSTIKGLAYDNIADIKTYIATVNQGKQPVARAIDYHAYERGLIFFPKKMRISLQDLRIYGLDKTYKHKFEELEEKQLIIQEKDQIVLTDKGKIWFANIMVDLFPEDQRAKLNQVVGNIQEAKEWYEESKVLETTN
- the recA gene encoding recombinase RecA, whose product is MSDRKQALDMALKQIEKQFGKGSIMKLGEQAERRVSTISSGALALDIALGVGGYPRGRVIEIYGPESSGKTTVALHAIAEVQRNGGQAAFIDAEHALDPVYAQNLGVNIDELLLSQPDTGEQALEIAEALVRSGAVDILIIDSVAALVPKAEIEGEMGDSHVGLQARLMSQALRKLSGAVSKSNTIAVFINQIREKVGVMFGNPETTPGGRALKFYSSVRLEVRRAETLKQGNDMIGNKTKLKVVKNKVAPPFRTAEVDIMYGEGISREGSILDIASDLDIVQKSGAWYSYNNDRMGQGRENAKQFLKENEDVTKEIENRIREYHGLLGTQEVPAEESVDEGEDLRLDLK